The Enterobacter mori genomic interval GAGCATGGTCTCGGCTTCCGCTATTGCATCACACTGGAGTTATCAAGGAGAAGGCGCACCGGAGCACTGGGGCGAGCTGGATGAGGCGTACAAGACCTGCAAAAGCGGGATGAACCAGTCTCCCATTAACATTGATTCCACCGAGAAAGCGCACCTCTCAGCGCTGGAAACACACTATACTGACGGGCCCGTTACGCTGACAAACAACGGGCATACTATTCAGGCCGTTGAAAAGGCGGATACTCGCGACAGCATCACCCTCGATAATCAAACCTGGACCTTACAGCAGTTCCACTTCCACGCGCCGAGTGAAAACACGGTGCACGGTAAGTCGTTCGCAATGGAAATGCATCTGGTACATAAGAACGAAAAGGGTGAGCTGGTGGTGGTTGCCGTGATGTTTAATCAAGGTGCCGCTAACGCTGAGCTGAATAAACTTTGGGGCGTGATGCCGGGCCAGGTTGACCAGAACGTCAGCATCAAGCCAAACCTCGACATGAACCAGCTGCTGCCAAAAGATAAAACATACTGGCGCTTTAGCGGGTCACTCACCACCCCACCGTGCTCCGAGGGCGTCATCTGGATTGTGCTCAAACATCCGCTGACCGTCTCAGCAGAACAGTTGGGTAAATTCACCCACACGATGCATCACGATAATAACCGTCCGGTACAGTCACTTCATGGCCGCGTCGTCGTTGAATAATGTGCATTTTTCGCGCTGAGATGATGTTCTAAAATGCGACGTAGATCGCAAAGAAGCGGGATAATCTGCTGTTAAAAACAGCAGATTATCCCGCCCAAGTGAGACATTTATTCAGAAATGATGAGAAGTTACGGGAAATTGTAAGCGCCCATAAAATAACCATCAGCGCATAACATAATGATTTAAATAGTGAATAATTTTCACCAGTCAGGCTGAGCGGCGATTCCTTGATCTACAGCAGTGGATTGTTCAAAGTTTGGCCTTTCATCTCGTGCAAAAAATGCGTAATATACGCCGCCTTGCAGTCACAGTATGGTCATTTCTTAACTCATGCGCATCGGACACCACCAGCTCAGAAATCGCCTGATCGCAGCGCCAATGGCAGGTATTACCGACCGGCCGTTCAGGACGCTGTGCTACGAGATGGGAGCCGGTCTAACCGTTTCCGAGATGATGTCGTCTAACCCGCAGGTGTGGGAAAGCGATAAGTCCCGTCTTCGGATGGTGCATGTGGATGAGCCAGGTATTCGCACCGTGCAAATTGCCGGAAGCGTGCCTGAAGAGATGGCAGACGCCGCGCGTATCAACGTGGAAAGTGGTGCCCAAATTATTGATATCAATATGGGTTGCCCGGCCAAGAAAGTGAATCGCAAGCTTGCAGGTTCAGCCCTTCTGCAATACCCCGACCAGGTGAAGTCAATCCTGACGGCGGTTGTCAGCGCAGTGGACGTTCCTGTTACGTTAAAGATTCGCACGGGTTGGTCGCCGGAACACCGTAACTGTGTAGAGATTGCCCAACTGGCCGAAGACTGTGGCATTCAGGCCCTGACCATTCATGGACGCACTCGCGCCTGTTTGTTCAACGGTGAAGCTGAATACGACAGCATTCGGGCAGTTAAGCAGAAAGTTTCCATTCCGATTATCGCGAATGGCGACATTACTGACCCGCTTAAAGCCAGAGCTGTGCTCGACTATACGGGAGCTGATGCTCTGATGATAGGACGTGCCGCTCAGGGAAGACCCTGGATCTTTCGGGAAATCCAGCATTATCTGGACACTGGGGAGCTGCTTGCTCCGCTGCCACTGGCAGAGGTCAAGCGCTTGCTTTGTTCGCATGTTCGGGAATTGCATGACCATTACGGTCAGGCAAAAGGGTACCGAATTGCGCGTAAACACGTCTCCTGGTATCTCCAGGAGCACGCTCCAAATGACCAGTTTCGGCGCACATTCAACGCCATAGAGGATGCCAGCGTACAGCTGGAGGCGTTGGAGGCATACTTCGAAAATCTTGCGTAATGAAATAAAGAGCTGACAGAACTATGTTCGAACAACGCGTAAATTCTGACGTACTGACCGTATCTACCGTTAACTCCCAGGACCAGGTAACTCAAAAGCCCCTGCGTGACTCGGTTAAACAGGCACTGAAGAACTATTTTGCTCAACTGAACGGTCAGGATGTTAATGACCTGTATGAGCTGGTACTGGCTGAAGTTGAACAGCCACTGTTGGACATGGTGATGCAATACACCCGCGGTAACCAGACCCGCGCTGCGCTGATGATGGGTATCAACCGTGGTACTCTGCGTAAGAAACTGAAAAAATACGGCATGAACTGATACTAATCAGTTAACTGCTTGTTTAAAAAGGCGCTCTTCGGCATGGGGAAGCGCCTTTTTTATTGCCCGCAATGGCAACCGTCAACGCTTTGTAAACCTTCACGTCTCCCGCTTTTAAAGCGCGACTTTTCGTGTATATTTCCAGCACCTTACTGGTTCTTTCCTGCGGAATAGCACAATGATTCGTAAATACTGGTGGCTGGTTGTTTTTGCTGTCTCTGTTTTCATTTTCGATGCGCTGCTGATGCAGTGGATTGAACTGATGAGCACCGAAACCGATAAGTGCCGAAATATGAATTCCGTAAATCCTCTAAAACTGGTCAATTGCTCTGAGCTCGACTAGCCTAAGAACATCACCAAAAACACGATAATCACACAGTAAAAACGGGGATTTAAATCCCTTTGAGTCATTACCTTACGGTGATAATGTCTCGCCCTTCCCAACCGCTCTTGCGTAACCTCACACTTGAGTAGAACCGTCCATGCTGGTCAGCCAATACAATCACATCCTGGTAGTCCTCTCCTTTGTTGTTGCCATCCTTGCTGCGTATACCGCGCTGAACATGGCTGCACGTGTTGCCGGGAGTCAGGGCGTCGCTGCCCGCGTCTGGCTGGCTGGCGGCGGTATTGCAATGGGCATTGGCGTGTGGGCCATGCATTTTATCGGCATGCTGGCGATGGACCTCTCCATGAGCATGAGCTACAACGCCACTCTGACCGTGTTATCCATGATTATCGCCGTGGGTTCATCGGTGTTTGCGCTATGGCTCGTAAGCTGCGAGCAATTACGCTTGCGCCGACTGTTGCCCGGCGCGTTGGTGATGGGAAGCGGTATTGTTGCCATGCATTACACCGGCATGGCGGCGCTGGAAGTGATGCCTGGGATTATCTGGGACAAGGTCTGGGTGGCCATTTCGGTCGCGATTGCGCTTGCCGCTTCACTCGCGGCATTATGGCTGACATTCCGCCTGCGTCACGAAGCCGCGCAGGTCGTGCTGATGCGCATGGGTGCCGCCGTCACGATGGGAATTGCCATTGCCGGAATGCACTATGCTGGCATGAAAGCGGCGCAGTTTCCGATGTCCACAATGGTTCACCATGAAGGCATCAACGGGAGCTGGCTGGCGGTGCTGGTCAGCGTCGTCGCGCTCTCTATTCTTGGGATCACCCTGCTGGTGTCGATGCTGGATGCCCGCCTTCAGGCACGTACTGCCCTTCTGGCCTCGTCGCTTGCAGAAGCGAACCGAGAACTCGCACAACTGGCGCTGCACGATACCCTGACGCGGCTACCCAACCGTATCCTGCTGGAAGACAGACTCGATCAGGCTATCAGTAAAGCAGACCGCGAGGGTACGCACTTCGCGCTTATGTTCATGGATCTCGACGGGTTTAAAACCATCAATGACGCCTACGGGCATGATGTTGGCGATAAACTCCTGGTCGCCGTGACGGAGCGTTTGCTGCTGCCACTGAAGGGCCAGTTCACTCTCGCCCGCATCGGTGGCGATGAGTTTGTTCTGCTGGCGGAGAGTGAAGGCCCGGATGATGCGGCCTCGCTGGCCAGTTCGCTGGTTCGCGCTATAGATAACCCGTTCAACCTGGAACCTTATGAACTGGTGGTGACCCTCAGCATTGGGATCGCGCTTTACCCGCATGACGGCAAAACCGATCGCGAACTGATGTTCAATGCCGATGCGGCGATGTACCACACAAAACACATGGGCCGGAACGGGTATCATTTTTTCCAGCCCTCCATGAATACGCTGGCGCAGACCCATCTGCAGTTGATGAACGACCTGTGGCTGTCCATCGATCGCGATGAACTTCGTTTGCTCTATCAGCCTAAATTCCATGCCCCTGCAGGCCCTCTCCTCGGTTTTGAAGCACTACTACGCTGGCAACATCCGAAGCAGGGATTATTGACGCCCGAACTCTTCCTGCCGCTGGCAGAAAAAACGGGGCTGATTATTCCCATCGGTAACTGGGTTATCAATGAAGCCTGTCGCCAGTTGCGTGAGTGGCACCTACAGGGGCACCGTAACTGGTCGATGGCGGTGAACCTGTCGACGCTGCAGTTTGAACAACCTTCACTGGTAAAAACGGTGCTCGACTGCCTGACCCGTCACAACGTCCCTCCGGAAATGCTGATCCTTGAAGTGACCGAAACCACAGCGATGAGCAACCCTGACGAAAGCGTGCGGGTACTGACAGAACTGACCAATGCCGGGGTGAAAGCCTCCATTGATGACTTCGGAACCGGATACTCAAGCCTGCTCTACCTTAAGCGCCTACCCGCCAGTGAACTGAAAATTGATCGTGCTTTTGTGCAGGAATTGAGTGGGGAAAGTGAAGATGCCACCATTGTCTCAGCCATCGTGGCGCTGGCAAAAACCCTAAATCTAAAAGTGGTGGCGGAGGGTGTAGAAACTGAAGCACAGCAAACGTTTTTGACCGAGCTGGGCTGTCACACGCTTCAGGGTTATCTGTTAGGTAAGCCGGTCAGTGCTCAGACTATTGAGGCACTTTGTGAACATGGGGAGATGTTGCCCGGCGCGGAAGTATAAACGTCATCCTGCGGCGACACGCGTAT includes:
- a CDS encoding putative bifunctional diguanylate cyclase/phosphodiesterase; this encodes MLVSQYNHILVVLSFVVAILAAYTALNMAARVAGSQGVAARVWLAGGGIAMGIGVWAMHFIGMLAMDLSMSMSYNATLTVLSMIIAVGSSVFALWLVSCEQLRLRRLLPGALVMGSGIVAMHYTGMAALEVMPGIIWDKVWVAISVAIALAASLAALWLTFRLRHEAAQVVLMRMGAAVTMGIAIAGMHYAGMKAAQFPMSTMVHHEGINGSWLAVLVSVVALSILGITLLVSMLDARLQARTALLASSLAEANRELAQLALHDTLTRLPNRILLEDRLDQAISKADREGTHFALMFMDLDGFKTINDAYGHDVGDKLLVAVTERLLLPLKGQFTLARIGGDEFVLLAESEGPDDAASLASSLVRAIDNPFNLEPYELVVTLSIGIALYPHDGKTDRELMFNADAAMYHTKHMGRNGYHFFQPSMNTLAQTHLQLMNDLWLSIDRDELRLLYQPKFHAPAGPLLGFEALLRWQHPKQGLLTPELFLPLAEKTGLIIPIGNWVINEACRQLREWHLQGHRNWSMAVNLSTLQFEQPSLVKTVLDCLTRHNVPPEMLILEVTETTAMSNPDESVRVLTELTNAGVKASIDDFGTGYSSLLYLKRLPASELKIDRAFVQELSGESEDATIVSAIVALAKTLNLKVVAEGVETEAQQTFLTELGCHTLQGYLLGKPVSAQTIEALCEHGEMLPGAEV
- a CDS encoding DUF2556 family protein, translated to MIRKYWWLVVFAVSVFIFDALLMQWIELMSTETDKCRNMNSVNPLKLVNCSELD
- the fis gene encoding DNA-binding transcriptional regulator Fis; translated protein: MFEQRVNSDVLTVSTVNSQDQVTQKPLRDSVKQALKNYFAQLNGQDVNDLYELVLAEVEQPLLDMVMQYTRGNQTRAALMMGINRGTLRKKLKKYGMN
- a CDS encoding carbonic anhydrase, with protein sequence MKHVYGKAALLALSMVSASAIASHWSYQGEGAPEHWGELDEAYKTCKSGMNQSPINIDSTEKAHLSALETHYTDGPVTLTNNGHTIQAVEKADTRDSITLDNQTWTLQQFHFHAPSENTVHGKSFAMEMHLVHKNEKGELVVVAVMFNQGAANAELNKLWGVMPGQVDQNVSIKPNLDMNQLLPKDKTYWRFSGSLTTPPCSEGVIWIVLKHPLTVSAEQLGKFTHTMHHDNNRPVQSLHGRVVVE
- the dusB gene encoding tRNA dihydrouridine synthase DusB — its product is MRIGHHQLRNRLIAAPMAGITDRPFRTLCYEMGAGLTVSEMMSSNPQVWESDKSRLRMVHVDEPGIRTVQIAGSVPEEMADAARINVESGAQIIDINMGCPAKKVNRKLAGSALLQYPDQVKSILTAVVSAVDVPVTLKIRTGWSPEHRNCVEIAQLAEDCGIQALTIHGRTRACLFNGEAEYDSIRAVKQKVSIPIIANGDITDPLKARAVLDYTGADALMIGRAAQGRPWIFREIQHYLDTGELLAPLPLAEVKRLLCSHVRELHDHYGQAKGYRIARKHVSWYLQEHAPNDQFRRTFNAIEDASVQLEALEAYFENLA